Proteins encoded together in one Anguilla anguilla isolate fAngAng1 chromosome 9, fAngAng1.pri, whole genome shotgun sequence window:
- the LOC118236357 gene encoding fibroblast growth factor 1-like, with amino-acid sequence MNEGEMTLGPEHIGFYLPEYKTLARLYCLNGGYHLRIRPDGTVDGEREEADVYTVLKTTAVSVGVVVIEGVEAGRYLAMDKEGQLYGSKTVNEECRFQEKIEENNYNTYRSQGSGEGRWYLGLKKSGRPKRGTRTRLGQKGVYFLPRQAGGAGGEGGGTERTPNEEGLAV; translated from the exons ATGAATGAAGGGGAGATGACGCTCGGGCCGGAACACATCGGCTTCTACCTGCCGGAGTACAAGACGCTCGCGAGGTTGTACTGCTTGAACGGCGGATACCATCTCCGAATACGGCCGGACGGGACCGTGGATGGAGAACGGGAGGAGGCCGACGTGTACA CCGTGCTGAAGACGACGGCGGTGAGCGTCGGGGTGGTGGTCATCGAGGGCGTGGAGGCAGGGCGCTACCTGGCCATGGACAAAGAGGGTCAGCTGTACGGATCG aAAACAGTGAACGAGGAATGCCGCTTCCAGGAGAAGATCGAGGAGAACAACTACAACACGTACAGGTCCCAGGGGTCCGGAGAGGGGCGCTGGTACCTGGGACTCAAAAAGAGCGGACGGCCCAAGAGGGGGACGAGAACGCGCCTCGGGCAGAAGGGCGTCTACTTCCTGCCCCGACAGGCAggcggggcgggaggggagggggggggaaccgaGCGAACGCCGAATGAGGAGGGGCTTGCCGTCTGA